A part of Lacinutrix sp. 5H-3-7-4 genomic DNA contains:
- a CDS encoding ImmA/IrrE family metallo-endopeptidase, whose product MKINHKQLTFAREYRGYSQTDLSSMIDGLSQPNLSKFEKGLSTLSDELLLKIVSFLDFPFEFLSKNISNESNTAHYRKRTTITKKDRTDIEHSYKLIGYIIDEMADSLMWPDFAFKTLDIEDGYTPEYIANYTRKFLGLKPNEPVKDICNLLEVNGIIIAELDAFDKFDGVSFETDNGYPVIVLNKNFSNDRKRFTLAHELGHLLMHSINNPAIPKHRKKELENEANTFASEFLMPKAAIKNSLYDLRLSDLAEYKRFWLTSMASIIRRAKDLDCITKETYTYLNIEFSRKGWKKKEPFDIYIDTPELYRKGYAMHKTDLAYSDFELATGFTLPIDIIKRYCETNKHQTRLRVLP is encoded by the coding sequence ATGAAAATCAATCACAAACAGTTAACATTTGCGAGAGAATACAGAGGATATTCACAAACAGATTTATCTTCTATGATTGATGGATTGTCACAACCAAACTTATCAAAGTTTGAAAAAGGATTAAGCACATTATCAGATGAATTATTATTAAAAATAGTTTCCTTTTTAGACTTTCCATTTGAATTTTTAAGCAAAAACATATCTAATGAATCAAATACTGCTCATTATAGAAAAAGAACTACCATAACAAAAAAAGATAGAACAGATATTGAGCATAGTTACAAATTAATAGGCTATATAATAGACGAAATGGCTGATTCGTTAATGTGGCCTGATTTTGCTTTTAAAACTTTAGATATAGAAGATGGCTATACACCTGAATATATAGCGAATTATACTAGGAAATTTTTAGGGCTAAAACCTAACGAACCTGTAAAAGATATTTGTAATCTTTTAGAGGTTAATGGAATTATTATAGCAGAACTTGATGCTTTTGATAAATTTGATGGTGTATCCTTTGAAACAGATAATGGATATCCGGTAATCGTTTTGAATAAAAATTTCAGCAATGACCGAAAAAGATTTACACTTGCACACGAGCTTGGACATTTATTAATGCACTCAATAAACAATCCTGCAATACCAAAACATAGGAAAAAAGAATTAGAAAATGAGGCTAATACTTTTGCTTCTGAATTTTTAATGCCCAAAGCAGCTATAAAAAACTCACTCTATGATTTAAGGTTATCAGATTTAGCAGAGTACAAAAGATTTTGGCTTACATCTATGGCATCAATAATAAGAAGAGCAAAAGACCTCGACTGTATAACAAAAGAAACATACACATACTTAAACATAGAGTTTAGCAGAAAAGGTTGGAAGAAGAAAGAACCTTTTGATATTTATATAGACACTCCTGAATTGTACAGAAAAGGATATGCAATGCACAAAACAGATTTGGCTTATTCTGATTTTGAATTGGCTACTGGTTTCACTTTGCCTATTGATATAATTAAAAGATACTGTGAAACAAATAAACATCAAACTAGGTTAAGAGTATTGCCATAG
- a CDS encoding helix-turn-helix transcriptional regulator encodes MKSEIQLSVINIIRELRNDNDLSQAGFADIIGVSYGMIGNIESTKFSHKYTIEQLQKATQFFSFPFERLFMSELEASKNKREVIDLLIERIKIYDR; translated from the coding sequence ATGAAATCTGAAATACAATTAAGTGTAATTAATATTATTAGAGAATTAAGAAATGATAATGATTTATCTCAAGCGGGTTTTGCAGATATTATAGGTGTTAGTTATGGTATGATTGGTAATATTGAATCGACAAAATTTAGTCACAAATATACAATTGAACAACTTCAAAAAGCTACACAATTTTTTTCATTTCCTTTTGAAAGATTGTTTATGTCGGAACTCGAGGCTAGCAAAAATAAAAGAGAGGTTATTGATTTACTAATAGAAAGAATTAAAATTTATGATAGATAA
- a CDS encoding MvaI/BcnI restriction endonuclease family protein, with product MIDKTKIEKEFNRIKSLGFIPSRRKHNTGIGKTFEDYLGVTENNDKLPDFDGFEVKSQRALTSSYLTLFTKSPTGPNKANTYLRDKYGEEYEEYPGLKKLHTSIFSNKFNTYKLRTGFIIVNDKENSVVRLEVKDLVTGEITDKSVYWSYEDLSKALHKKLQALFYVNAETRKVNGVEEFHYTQADIYLNPSLENLLKLIDEGKLMVDIRIGSYKSGRNKGKTHDHGTGFRIRPSDLNLLYNDTLDID from the coding sequence ATGATAGATAAAACAAAAATTGAAAAAGAGTTTAATAGGATTAAAAGTTTAGGTTTTATTCCAAGTAGAAGAAAACATAATACAGGTATAGGTAAAACATTTGAAGATTATTTAGGTGTAACTGAAAATAATGATAAACTACCAGATTTTGATGGTTTTGAGGTTAAAAGTCAACGAGCTTTAACTAGTTCTTATCTAACTCTTTTTACTAAAAGTCCAACTGGTCCTAATAAAGCTAATACTTATTTACGAGATAAATATGGTGAAGAATATGAGGAATATCCTGGCTTAAAAAAGTTACATACATCAATTTTTTCAAATAAATTTAATACTTATAAATTAAGAACAGGCTTTATTATAGTTAATGATAAAGAAAATTCTGTAGTTCGTTTAGAGGTGAAAGATTTAGTTACCGGTGAAATAACAGATAAGTCTGTATATTGGTCATATGAAGATCTATCGAAAGCATTACATAAAAAATTACAAGCATTATTCTATGTTAATGCTGAAACTCGTAAAGTAAATGGAGTAGAAGAATTTCATTATACTCAAGCTGATATTTATTTAAACCCTAGTTTAGAAAACTTACTAAAATTAATTGATGAAGGTAAATTAATGGTAGATATTCGTATAGGTTCTTATAAAAGTGGGCGTAATAAAGGTAAGACTCACGATCACGGTACAGGTTTCCGAATCAGACCATCTGATTTAAACCTACTTTATAATGATACTTTAGATATTGATTAG
- a CDS encoding DNA methyltransferase, with the protein MKIKEYKRTYTDEWDFRTSDTKEYTHSYHTYPAMMIPQIARKLIQDYKPKGKLENILDPYMGSGTTLVEAKIQGINAIGTDLNPLARFISSVKTTNFNEGLIEKYFSKTINAIENYKRPQNVDLDHITNVDFWYSKEKAEELYYLTNIINTYPETIRDFFLLALSECVREVSYTRNGEFKRYRIAKEKLHLHNPQTFKLFINKIERNIKGLEDFNKINNKSKVVIADFNTVNEIPKHYIKEGSIDLVVTSPPYGDSKTTVAYGQFSRWANEWFKFENAKKIDNLLMGGTKIKDFTLKTESIKNELKEIKAIDEKRYYEVLSFLDDYYKSITNVSKAIRKEGRICYVVGNRNVKGVQIPLDYFTIEAFETNGFKHIDTFVRSIPNKRMPNKTSPSNKKGANVTTMVNEFIIIMEKI; encoded by the coding sequence ATGAAAATTAAAGAATACAAAAGGACATATACAGACGAATGGGATTTTAGAACCAGTGATACTAAAGAGTACACGCATTCTTATCATACATATCCTGCTATGATGATACCTCAAATAGCTAGAAAATTAATACAAGATTATAAACCAAAAGGTAAACTTGAAAATATACTTGACCCTTATATGGGGTCTGGAACCACTTTAGTTGAAGCTAAAATACAAGGGATAAATGCAATTGGAACTGATTTGAATCCATTAGCAAGATTTATTTCTTCTGTCAAAACAACAAACTTTAACGAGGGTCTTATTGAAAAATACTTTTCAAAAACAATAAACGCAATAGAAAATTACAAACGCCCTCAAAATGTAGATTTAGACCATATTACAAATGTAGATTTTTGGTATAGTAAAGAAAAAGCTGAAGAGTTATATTATTTAACTAATATTATAAACACATACCCTGAAACAATTAGAGATTTCTTCTTGTTAGCTCTTTCAGAGTGTGTTAGAGAGGTTTCCTATACAAGGAATGGTGAGTTTAAACGATATAGAATAGCAAAAGAAAAACTACACTTACACAACCCTCAAACCTTTAAGTTATTTATAAATAAAATAGAAAGAAATATAAAAGGATTAGAAGACTTCAATAAAATAAACAATAAAAGTAAAGTAGTAATTGCAGATTTTAATACAGTAAATGAAATACCCAAACATTATATTAAAGAAGGTAGTATTGATTTAGTGGTAACATCACCACCTTATGGTGATTCTAAAACTACTGTTGCTTATGGACAATTTTCAAGATGGGCTAACGAATGGTTCAAATTTGAAAATGCAAAAAAAATAGATAATCTCTTAATGGGGGGAACGAAAATAAAAGATTTTACATTAAAAACAGAATCTATCAAGAATGAGTTAAAAGAAATAAAAGCGATAGACGAAAAAAGATATTATGAAGTCCTTTCTTTTTTGGATGATTATTATAAATCTATAACTAATGTTTCTAAAGCGATAAGAAAAGAAGGTAGAATTTGTTATGTTGTTGGAAACAGAAATGTAAAAGGTGTGCAGATACCTTTAGATTATTTTACTATAGAGGCATTTGAAACCAATGGCTTTAAACATATTGATACTTTTGTAAGAAGCATACCAAATAAAAGAATGCCTAATAAGACAAGCCCTAGCAATAAAAAAGGTGCGAATGTTACAACAATGGTAAATGAATTTATTATAATTATGGAAAAAATTTGA